A region of Onychomys torridus unplaced genomic scaffold, mOncTor1.1, whole genome shotgun sequence DNA encodes the following proteins:
- the LOC118575694 gene encoding olfactory receptor 4P4-like — translation MANQRNVSEFILLGLSYDHDIQIFCFVLFLVCYMALLLGNVVILISIRYSPLFHQPMYYFLSHLSFMDICFTSCVTPKFIGDLLVVRKTISYTNCMLQVFAMHFFGMIEVLILTVMAFDRYVAICKPLHYMVIMSRTKCHLLMVAAWVGGAAHSFPQFSIAILLPYCGPNQIDHYFCDIFPLLKIACTDTYITGVLVLANSGIVTLVTFVVLFVSYVIILLTLRTHSAEGRRKALATCGSHITVIVLFFGPAIFSYLRPPTTFPEDKVFALFYTIIAPMFNPLIYTLRNAEMKNAMRKVWCQSLILMEVYS, via the coding sequence ATGGCGAATCAGAGGAATGTCTCCGAATTCATTCTGCTTGGACTTTCTTATGACCATGACATACAgatattttgctttgttcttttcttagtCTGTTACATGGCTCTTTTGCTAGGAAATGTTGTGATCCTTATCTCAATTCGATACAGCCCTCTTTTTCATCAGCCAATGTACTATTTCCTCAGCCACCTGTCTTTTATGGATATATGTTTTACCTCCTGTGTGACCCCAAAATTCATTGGTGATCTGCTAGTAGTTAGGAAAACCATCTCTTACACGAACTGCATGCTGCAAGTCTTTGCAATGCACTTCTTTGGAATGATTGAAGTCTTAATCCTAACAGTCATGGCCTTTGACCGCTATGTGGCTATCTGCAAGCCTCTCCACTACATGGTCATTATGAGCAGGACAAAATGCCATCTTCTAATGGTAGCAGCTTGGGTGGGTGGAGCAGCCCACTCATTCCCTCAGTTTTCTATTGCAATCTTGTTGCCCTATTGTGGCCCCAATCAAATTGACCACTACTTCTGTGACATTTTTCCTCTGCTCAAAATTGCTTGTACTGACACCTATATCACTGGTGTCCTTGTTCTGGCTAATTCAGGTATAGTCACTTTGGTGACCTTtgtggttctgtttgtttcttatgTCATTATTTTACTCACTTTAAGAACTCACTCAGCAGAAGGAAGACGCAAAGCCCTGGCTACATGTGGGTCTCATATCACTGTGATAGTTTTATTCTTTGGGCCTGCAATCTTCTCCTATCTTAGACCTCCTACCACTTTCCCTGAAGATAAAGTATTTGCACTGTTTTACACCATCATTGCTCCTATGTTCAACCCCTTAATTTACACGCTGAGAAATGCAGAGATGAAAAATGCAATGAGAAAAGTTTGGTGTCAATCTCTAATTTTAATGGAAGTATACAGCTaa